A genomic segment from Aegilops tauschii subsp. strangulata cultivar AL8/78 chromosome 1, Aet v6.0, whole genome shotgun sequence encodes:
- the LOC109734859 gene encoding cold shock protein 2, with protein sequence MGERVKGTVKWFNVTKGFGFISPEDGSEDLFVHQSAIKADGYRSLNENDVVEFEVITGDDGRTKAADVTAPGGGALAGGSRPGDGGGDRGGRGGGGYGGGGYGGGGGGYGGGGGGYGGGGGSYGGGGGYGGGGGGGRYGGGGGGGRECYKCGEEGHISRDCPQGGGGGGGGYGGGGGRGGGGGGGGCFSCGESGHFSRECPNKTN encoded by the coding sequence ATGGGTGAGAGAGTGAAGGGAACCGTGAAGTGGTTCAACGTCACCAAGGGGTTCGGCTTCATCTCCCCGGAGGACGGCAGCGAGGACCTCTTCGTCCACCAGTCCGCCATCAAGGCCGACGGCTACCGCAGCCTCAACGAGAACGACGTCGTCGAGTTCGAGGTCATCACCGGCGACGACGGCCGCACCAAGGCCGCCGACGTCACCGCACCAGGAGGAGGTGCGCTCGCCGGCGGCTCCCGCCCTGGCGACGGCGGTGGTGACCGCGGGGGTCGCGGCGGGGGTGGCTACGGTGGAGGCGGctacggcggcggtggcggcggctacggcggcggtggcggcggctatggcggcggtggcggcagctatggcggcggtggcggctacggaggtggtggtggcggcggccgctacggcggcggcggcggcggcggccgtgagTGCTACAAGTGCGGCGAGGAGGGCCACATCTCCAGGGACTGCCCCCagggcggtggtggcggcggcggtggctacggaggtggtggcggccgtggcggtggcggcggcggtggcggctgcTTCTCCTGCGGCGAGTCTGGCCACTTCTCGCGCGAGTGCCCCAACAAGACCAACTAG
- the LOC109734860 gene encoding KH domain-containing protein At1g09660/At1g09670, translating into MLGAMDERIPPPPFFQYSPSGVHSSPHHHNPMRSSASERERYIAELLAERQKLVPFLQVLPFCNRLLNQEILRASSLPPNPNFVEPERFDYGSPLRLAGHPMNGQPMDMEGWTGMHAEHMGIHNSPSMGWNGGPGVVGGPVVKKLVRMDVPAEKYPNFNFVGRLLGPRGNSLKRVEATTQCRVYIRGRGSVKDTVKENKLRDKPGYEHLNEPLHVLIEAEFPADIVDARLNQAVVILEDLLKPVDESMDYFKKQQLRELAILNGTLREESPSPSPHLSPSVSPFNSTGMKRAKTGR; encoded by the exons ATGCTGGGAGCCATGGACGAGAGGATCCCGCCGCCCCCTTTCTTCCAGTACTCGCCGTCCGGCGTCCATTCTTCCCCTCACCACCACAACCCCATGAGGTCGTCTGCCTCCGAGAGGGAGAG GTATATTGCTGAGTTACTTGCCGAGAGGCAGAAGCTAGTTCCTTTCCTGCAAGTTCTTCCATTTTGTAACAGGCTTTTAAACCAAG AAATTCTGCGGGCATCTTCTTTGCCACCTAACCCAAATTTTGTTGAACCTGAGAGATTCGATTATGGTAGCCCGTTAAGATTAGCTGGCCACCCTATGAACGGTCAACCAATGGATATGGAGGGATGGACTGGAATGCATGCAGAG CATATGGGGATACATAATTCACCATCCATGGGCTGGAATGGTGGTCCTGGAGTTGTTGGCGGCCCCGTTGTGAAGAAACTTGTCAGGATGGATGTTCCAGCAGAAAAGTATCCAAAT TTCAACTTTGTTGGACGTTTGTTGGGGCCACGAGGAAACTCCCTGAAAAGAGTTGAAGCTACAACACAATGTAGAGTCTATATTCGTGGACGTGGTTCAGTGAAAGATACTGTGAAG GAAAACAAGCTTAGAGATAAGCCTGGCTATGAGCACTTAAACGAACCACTGCATGTGCTTATCGAAGCTGAGTTTCCGGCGGATATCGTTGATGCGCGACTAAACCAGGCTGTGGTCATACTGGAAGATCTTCTCAAACCAGTA GATGAATCCATGGATTACTTCAAGAAGCAACAGCTGAGAGAATTGGCAATACTGAATGGAACTCTAAGGGAGGAAAGCCCAAGCCCAAGCCCACATCTCAGTCCCAGTGTATCACCCTTCAACTCCACCGGGATGAAACGTGCGAAAACGGGCCGCTAA